GATAAAGtgtcaaatcaacattttcataaaaaaacttaaataaactccactcaaatattcaacgggtcatatcttctcgcccgcaacgagttaaatttttccgacaccatcgttcaactcgaaataacattacaaacacaatgtcactaactatacgcaaaacggacgctttttaaaaaacgctaaatatttgagtccacatttcatacacgttgatttttttTCTCACGGGCTCCGTAACTATTTTTATCtattaacaacatatacatatgagtcttattatttttaaaaaaaattattcagtAATTTTTTTATATTACTCAATAAATATTCTATTCTTAAATCATGCGGAGTGTTAATATAAGGTAACGagttaattgcgttaaattttaaaaataGCGAAACGCGAaaatacacatatattgttaatttaagataacatttaaatctttgaggGGTTATACCTTTTCATTCGACTCGGGTTgctcttcaacgacatcatcgttagccacgaaataattttgcaAAATAAAGGCAATAAAATACATTAGAAACCGAAccacggcgcgaagcgagggttaaaAAACTAGTTTAGGCAATTTACAAATGAAGCGGGTCAGACAGGTCAAAATTCGgattacattttcattttcaatcATTTCATATTTGACATACACGCTATAAGACTGTTTCTAACCGTGGCGGTGATGTCAAAggcaagttatgtactttttagtgATGTGACAAGGTCAGGAGATGAAATTAAATAAAGGAGAGTGTCAAATTTGAGGGTTAAATTTGTGAAtgagtgatgtggtaaaatattattggtagttgggtataaaatttattaattaataatatataaaaatatgtgaaGAAATCTGATTGGCTGAAAAAATATTTGACACCACTTTACAATCCGTCAACTTTTCGACTGACGCCCGGGGCGTCAAATTTTGACACCGCGTTAGGGGCATCAAGGGCGTCAAAGATGTTGCCAAGTGGGATGACGGAGAAGAATTGACGCCGCGTTAGATGTAGCCTAAATAAGACTATCAATTTTCGGACAAGAACTATTCTTAGCCAACCAGCATCAAAATGGCTCACAACTCAATCAGCCACCTGACCTGTTTGGCCACCTCTACTTGTGACCAATGAATAGCTGAGCCACCCAGTCACATCACAGAACATAACAAATTACACAAAGCAAGATCAGATATGCAAAAGGGTACATAAacgtaaacatatatattaaaCACTTGCAACAAACAATAATCCCATAAATCAAACAGTGCCAACCATTCACATGGCTTCTTTTTTAAGGGCACCCAAACATTAAAAATGTCAAGGATGAAATTTCAACTATCACAACATTCTTACGATCGATTTGTTCAACCGCTAGAAGAAAGTCCCTTCAGGGGGTTGAACAAGTTTACGATTATGGGGAGTTGCCATCTCTTTTTTCAACCGAATCAATATATCTTCCATTGTGTACTCTCTTTGCCAGTTCCCCAGGATCCCAAACTTCCTTGGTTCCacctgccaaaaaaaaaaaaaaacgtcttttTAAGTGTAAAAAGTATCGACAATGCAGATTCTTGAAGATGTTTACGACTTTATGCATGAATACAGATAATCAGATAAGTTTCGAAATGTCATTGCCGTTTAAAGTGGGAATATCTGAAGATATATTGTATAAACGTCACTAAGTTAACATGGTCATTTTATCAGTTTTAAAACACGATAATGCAACCTAACAAGATAGACGCGCAAAATCATATCTGGGATAAAACAATTATTAAGCAAAAAATATCAAGTGAAAGCAGAATCAGATAGGAGCAAATGGATATGGTTTTGTTACCACTCCAGTTTCATGGTTGACACAAGTCATGTTAACCCGTGAATGAAAACGAACGGTAGGAGCCTTCTCTGGATAATCTTTGTCACAAAATAGCTTCAATTGGTAAATGCGACCTTCATGTACAGACTGAAACCTCAAAAACAATCAATCAATCAGACATTTTTCTCATCCAAACACGTAAAACAGATTGTTACAACCTTAAGTAACTACAATTAAACTATAATAAAGAAGAACATAAATCAAAACACCGCCTAAATACGCGTCAAGAACACATAAGAAGCTAAACATTAAGCTACAAAAAAACGTACATTATGTGGACCAATGATGGTGCCGGTCCATGAGCGCATATAAATATCGTCTCCATCATCCATTCCATAACTTACAGTCCCATCTCCAATACCCTTTTCTCCGCGCTCAAGCTCCTCCAACAATCTGAAATTTCTTGGCACTACAACAAACTCCAAACAGTTATAAACCAGCATTTTTACAATTTAATAACTTCAAATTATCTTATTATAACTAATTGAATAACTAAATATTTCAGTTGTACAGTTTGAATTCGAATGCATATGCAAGGTCCAAACTCGTTAATTTTTATTTGATCCTAATCGATGTATTTATACTTTGACTACTTGGATCAAGGTCAACAATAAATTCAAACAGCCATTGATCACAAAATCATATAATTTACACACGGTTCTAACTATAGGTAACCCTAAATAACATAAATCGCATCAATCATGGTGATTTACCTAGGGTTTAATGTCATAATACTTATTCAAAGTTACAACCAAATTTAACAATTAAAATTGAAAGCTTAATGTAACAAACTAAAGATCTGAGTAGCATAAATGAGCCGATTTGGGGGACACGCAGAAGAAAGAAAGCTAgatttataagtttatatataaatataaataaaaatgaaattaGGAATGATAGAAAAAACATACCGACAACACTGGATCCACCTGAACCAAGCGTCATGAATTGATTATAGAAAAGGGTTAATTTTGGTTTGATTTAGATATCAAAAGATATATATGATCGAGGAAAAATTCGAAAAAGGGGGAAGGGTTGGGTGGGTGGGGAATAAAGATGAACGCAAATTGCTTAATCGTCGTCGGCCAAAAAGATAAAATAAAGGGGGGTGTTTGGCAATTCATTTTACAAATTTACCgagttatattttatttaatttttggaGGATTTTGAAGTGAGAATAGGTTTTAAGATATTTTAGACATATAACCTTTAAAATGATCATTAGTATTGTAACTTTGTAGTATATAATTACCTTTTGATTGTCTATTCtttttatactaatactaatatatgtaGATGAACAACGAGTTCATAAAGAGAAGTAGGAAATAGTTTATATTATGAAAATATCCTT
The window above is part of the Rutidosis leptorrhynchoides isolate AG116_Rl617_1_P2 chromosome 1, CSIRO_AGI_Rlap_v1, whole genome shotgun sequence genome. Proteins encoded here:
- the LOC139866215 gene encoding ubiquitin-conjugating enzyme E2 variant 1D-like gives rise to the protein MTLGSGGSSVVVPRNFRLLEELERGEKGIGDGTVSYGMDDGDDIYMRSWTGTIIGPHNSVHEGRIYQLKLFCDKDYPEKAPTVRFHSRVNMTCVNHETGVVEPRKFGILGNWQREYTMEDILIRLKKEMATPHNRKLVQPPEGTFF